ATTGCGTGTTCCAAATTTGGAGCAAAAAGTATCAAAACAAAAAAAGTGAATTTTCTTGGTATAAGAATCGCCATAAAGAACCCTTTGGCGAGTATATCAAGGTTTTCACGGTTTCATTGGCTAAAAACAGAGAATGCGGTAAAGAGTGGATTTTTAATCAAAAAGCGTCTTTTTACCTTTCATCAACTTTTTATAAAAGCACACAAATTGTAGAGAATTTTGAGGAAGTTAAGTATCAATCTGGTATTGCTGTGGTATTTACTAGCGCTGACAAGGTTTTAAACGCTAAATTAAAAAAACTATTCAAAGAAATTGATTGGACAAAATACGCAAGTTTAGCGACTAATTCTTGCTATCATTTAGGCAAAAGCCATATTTTTCAAGCCTTATATGATCATTTGGATAGCTTAAAGGATAATTGATGGACTTAGAACAAACTTTTTTAAAAATTATTGAAAAAAAACATAAAGAATTGAATTTAGGGCAAGATTACAACGCTATTTTTTCAAAAATTAGAGATTTTGAAGCCAACGCTATAGGGCAGATTGGCGAAGAGTTTTTAAAAAGCGTGCTTAACGCTATAGATGGAGTGATCAATGATGGCATTATTCATGATGAATACGATATTATGACAAAAAGCGGTGTGTCCTTTGAAGTCAAAACCGCACGAAAAGGCAGAACCAACAACACTTTTCAGTTCAATGGTATAAACCCACGATATAACTATGATTTTTTGATTTGCTTAGGAGTGTGCGAGGACCAATTACTTTATAGAATTTTTAAAAAAGATGA
The sequence above is drawn from the Helicobacter pylori genome and encodes:
- a CDS encoding restriction endonuclease, coding for MDLEQTFLKIIEKKHKELNLGQDYNAIFSKIRDFEANAIGQIGEEFLKSVLNAIDGVINDGIIHDEYDIMTKSGVSFEVKTARKGRTNNTFQFNGINPRYNYDFLICLGVCEDQLLYRIFKKDEINYIHKERKYFIKQNEFKKQLVPMNPDNQVNYKLTLNLKELKEITNLIKKLERILELD